The nucleotide window AATCGATGCCGCCCATAGTACCAATATCGGACCCGCCCCGCTTTTTCCCTCAACGCCCGCTCCGCGGCGCCACCCGACTCGTTCCGCCACAAACTCGACCAGCGCCAATCCTCGGCGCGCTCCACCAACCCGGCCCGCGGCGAGTTCCGCTCGACGTAGCGGACCACCATGTAAAAATGCTCGTCGCCCCCTATGGGAAAGGCCTTGAATCGGTTGAAGCGGCCTTCGTATAGATGACCAGTGCCGCACGTGTGATAATGGGCCTGCCAGCGCATCGTGTGCGCGTGGGCCAGCCAGCGGAGGAAGTCGGTGCCGTCCTTGGTCGGGCGGAGAACGAAATGCCTGTGGTTGGGCATCACCCAGTCGGCAAAC belongs to Pirellulales bacterium and includes:
- a CDS encoding transposase encodes the protein MPRIARPAPKDLIYHALNRAVARLPLFQKETDDLAFERVLVEAHEHFPVEMFADWVMPNHRHFVLRPTKDGTDFLRWLAHAHTMRWQAHYHTCGTGHLYEGRFNRFKAFPIGGDEHFYMVVRYVERNSPRAGLVERAEDWRWSSLWRNESGGAAERALREKAGRVRYWYYGRHRFAGRALRITARSSPARLSRTSIRPVTRLQSQSLCDFILPSRPAGSDALP